In Chaetodon trifascialis isolate fChaTrf1 chromosome 4, fChaTrf1.hap1, whole genome shotgun sequence, one DNA window encodes the following:
- the med16 gene encoding mediator of RNA polymerase II transcription subunit 16, translating into MELAYVCEWEKRPKSTHRPSIPLVCSWSCRNLVAFTTDLKNEDDDKDVSHMIHIIDTEHPWDVYSINSGHTEVISCLEWDQSGSRLLSADGDGHIKCWSMSDHLVNSWESILSSSLHGDPIVALSWLHNGVKLALHVEMSGSTNFGEKFSRVKFSPSLTLFGGKPMEGWLAVTVSGLVTVSLLKPGGALLTASESLCRLRGRVALADIAFTGGGNIVVAATDGSSSSPVQFYKVVVSVVSEKCRIDTELLPSLFLRCTTDPMRREKYPAVTHLKFLTRENSEQVLLCASNQSGSIVECWSLRKEGLPVNNIFQHRSPVVGEKQPTILKWRILTTTNDLERVSAVALPKLPISISNTDLKVASDTKFCPGLGLALAFHDGSIQILHRLSLHTMGIFYGSSASSGQRPGDESAIKRQRTGGPALHFKALQFSWTSLALAGVDNHGKLHMLRVSPSMGQVVEMNTTLRHLLFLLEYCMVTGYDWWDVLLHVQPTMVHNLVEKLHEEYMRQNQALQQVLATRIVAVKASLCKLSTATAARACDFHAKLLLIAISSTLKSLLRPHVLNTPDKSPGDRLTEICAKNTDLDIDKVMINLKTEEFVLDGPPLQSLQQLIQWVGDFVLYLLANLPNQGSMVRPGFGFMRDGASLGMLREMLVMIRIWGLLKPGCLPTFTATSDTQDSMQLLFRQLTRLWLCSRDDGPPQDPDESLIDECCLLPSQLLVPSMDWLPVNDGVIVKLQGKHPLRLQFGKASSLPGVGSTTPLEVFTRSPGSQKMDNLRCVHMGVCPTEESKACTRCGCVTMLRSPNKTNAMKQWEQRWIKNCLCGGLWRRIPPTLT; encoded by the exons ATGGAGTTAGCGTACGTGTGTGAGTGGGAGAAACGTCCAAAGAGTACTCAccgtccctccatccctctggtCTGCTCCTGGTCCTGCAGAAACCTGGTGGCCTTCACCACAGATCTGAAGAATGAGGACGACGACAAAG ATGTTAGTCACATGATCCACATCATCGACACGGAGCACCCCTGGGACGTTTATTCCATCAACTCCGGACACACTgaggtcatttcctgtctggAATGGGACCAGTCAG ggtcgaggctgctgtctgcagacggTGATGGTCACATTAAATGCTGGTCGATGTCAGATCACCTGGTGAACAGCTGGGAGAGCATCCTGTCCAGCTCTCTGCACGGAGATCCAATCGTAGCGCTGAGCTGGCTTCACAACGGAGTCAAGCTTGCCCTGCATGTCGAGATG tcAGGTTCTACAAACTTTGGTGAGAAGTTTTCTCGGGTGAAgttctctccatctctgactCTGTTTGGTGGGAAGCCGATGGAGGGCTGGTTGGCCGTCACGGTGAGCGGTTTGGTCACCGTGTCCCTGTTGAAGCCGGGCGGAGCTCTGCTGACGGCCAGCGAGAGCCTCTGCCGGCTGAGAGGTCGGGTGGCATTAGCCGACATCGCCTTCACCGGAGGAGGGAACATTGTCGTGGCAGCGACTGATGGCAGCAGCTCGTCTCCCGTCCAGTTCTACAAG GTGGTGGTTAGTGTGGTGAGCGAGAAGTGTCGCATCGACACTGAACTGTTACCGTCTCTGTTCCTGCGCTGCACCACCGACCCCATGAGGAGGGAAAAATACCCTGCAGTCACCCACCTCAAGTTCCTCACCAGAGAGAACTCTGAACAG GTTCTGCTGTGTGCATCCAATCAGAGCGGCAGCATCGTGGAGTGTTGGTCTCTGAGGAAGGAGGGACTTCCTGTCAACAACATCTTCCAGCACCGATCACCCGTCG TTGGGGAGAAGCAGCCGACCATCCTGAAGTGGCGGATCCTCACGACCACCAATGATCTGGAGCGAGTGTCAGCCGTAGCTCTGCCCAAACTGCCCATTTCCATCTCCAACACCGACCTGAAGGTGGCGTCAGACACCAAGTTCTGCCCTGGACTAG GTCTGGCTCTGGCCTTCCACGACGGCAGCATTCAAATCCTCCACCGCCTCTCCCTCCACACTATGGGGATTTTTTATggctcctcagcctcctcaggtCAAAGACCCGGAGACGAGTCCGCCATCAAGCGCCAAAGAACGGGAGGCCCCGCCCTCCACTTCAAGGCCCTGCAGTTCTCCTGGACCTCACTGGCACTGGCCGGAGTCGATAACCACGGCAAG CTCCACATGCTGCGAGTGTCGCCGTCAATGGGTCAGGTGGTGGAGATGAACACGACCCTGCGCCATCTGCTGTTCCTGCTGGAGTACTGCATGGTGACGGGTTACGACTGGTGGGACGTCCTTCTGCATGTGCAGCCCACCATGGTCCACAACCTGGTGGAGAAACTGCATGAGGAATACATGAGGCAGAACCAGGCACTGCAGCAG GTTCTGGCGACGCGTATCGTGGCGGTGAAGGCGTCTCTCTGTAAACTGTCCACGGCGACGGCGGCTCGAGCCTGCGACTTCCAcgccaaactgctgctgattgCCATCAGCTCCACCTTAAAGTCTTTGCTGAGGCCACATGTCCTCAACACACCTGACAAGAGTCCAGGTGACCGACTGACTGAGATCTGTGCCAAGAACACCGATCTAG atATTGATAAAGTGATGATCAATCTGAAGACTGAGGAGTTTGTGTTGGATGGCCCCCCCCTTCAgtccctgcagcagctcatccaATGGGTGGGAGACTTTGTCCTCTACCTGCTGGCCAACCTGCCAAACCAG GGCTCCATGGTCCGGCCAGGGTTCGGCTTCATGAGGGACGGGGCTTCTTTGGGAATGCTGAGGGAGATGTTGGTGATGATCAGGATCTGGGGTCTGCTGAAGCCTGGCTGCCTGCCCACCTTCACCGCCACGTCGGACACCCAGGACAGCATGCAGCTGTTGTTCAGACAGCTCACCCGGCTGTGGCTCTGCT ctcGGGATGACGGCCCCCCCCAGGACCCCGATGAAAGTCTGATAGATGAGTGCTGCCTACTGCCCAGCCAGCTCCTGGTTCCCAGTATGGACTGGCTCCCAGTTAATGACGGCGTCATCGTCAAGCTGCAGGGCAAACACCCTCTCAGGCTGCAGTTTGGAAAAGCTTCGTCTCTGCCTGGAGTGGGCTCCACCACCCCACTGGAGGTCTTCACCAG gAGTCCAGGTTCTCAGAAGATGGATAACCTGCGTTGTGTTCATATGGGAGTTTGTCCCACTGAGGAGAGCAAGGCCTGCACCAG GTGCGGCTGTGTGACGATGCTTCGTTCTCCCAACAAGACGAACGCCATGAAGCAGTGGGAGCAGCGCTGGATCAAGAACTGCCTGTGTGGAGGTCTGTGGAGGAGGATCCCTCCAACACTCACCTGA